GCCGTGGTCGATCAGCGGCCGCGTCGAGAGCACAACACGGATTTCACCCGCCGTCCCCCTCTCCGCTCGCGCCACCGCCGCGGCGATGCGGGACTGACCCTCCACGCTCAGCAACGCCCCCTCCTCCGCCGCCATCACCAGCTCCCCGACGCCCCGCCACCACCGGAGGAGCCCCCTCCCCCGGAAAAACCGCCACCGCCACTCGACCAGCCGCCGCCACCGCCCGATCGGCTGTTCCATTCCCAGCCGCTCGCGGCGCCCGCCGCCACGCCGCGCCGACGACCACGAACGCCGCCCGAACGGATCTGGCGGATCATGACGAACAGGAAAAACCCGACCATGACCAGCACGATGAGGATGTTGAGCCAGTCCTCGACCGACAGCGCCGGCTCGGCCGCCTCCCGCGCCCGCGCCTCAGCCTCGGCGGGGTCCAGATTGAGGATTTCGAGGATGGCAGCCACGCCGCGGCTGATACCGCCGGCAAAATCGCCCGAGCGGAAAGCGGGCAGGATGGTGGTGCTGATGATGGTGCTTGCCACCGCATCCGGCAGCACGCCCTCAAGGCCATAGCCGACCTCAATGCGCACCTTGCGCTCATTGGGCGCCACCAGCAGCAGCACGCCGTTGTTCTTCTCGGCCTGCCCGATCTTCCAGTGGCGGAACAGACGGTTGGCGTAATCTTCCACCGAGGTGCCCTCAAGCGAGGGCACCGTCGCGACGACGAGCTGGTCGGTCGTCTTTTCCTGCTGCGCCGCCAGTTCCCCGTCGAGCCGGGCCAGCGTCGCCGCATCGAGAATGCCGGCCGCATCGACCACGCGACCGGTCAACACGGGAAAGCTCAGCTCGGCGCGGGCCGAAGCGACGAGTCCCCCCAGCGCCACCAGGGCGACCAGCAGCAGAGCGGGAAATCTGAACCGGAAGGAACGGACCATCTGGGTCAGCCCTCGGCGTTCAATTGAACTTCACCTTCGGCACCTGCATCTGCTCCTGCGAGACGGTGAAGGTCTCCATCGGCTTGTTGCCGCGGTAGAGCGTGTTGGCCCAGAGCACGCCGGGGAAGGTGCGCAGCTCGGTGTTATAGACCCGGACCGCCTCGATATAGTCGCGCCTCGCCACGGCGATGCGGTTCTCGGTGCCCTCGATCTGTGCCTGCAAGGCAAGGAAGTTCTGGTTGGATTTGAGGTCCGGGTACGCTTCGGCCACCGCGATCAGCCGCCCGAGCGCGCTGGAGAGCTGGCCCTGCGCGCTCTGGAACTGCTGGAATTTGGCGGGGTCGGTGATGGTGTCGGCGTCCACCTTGATCGAGGTCGCGTTGGCCCGCGCCTGCGTCACCTGGGTGAGCACGTCCTTTTCCTGCTGCGCATAGCCCTTGACCGTCTCCACGAGGTTCGGGATCAGGTCGGAGCGGCGCTGATACTGGTTGAGCACCTCGCTCCATGCGGCCTTGGCCCGCTCTTCCTCAGTCGGAATGGTATTGACGCCGCAGCCGGCGAGACCGAGCGCCATCATGGCGAGGAGAAAGGCGGCGCCGATCCGGCGCAGGGCGGAGGCGGGAAGTGTGGTCATGTCGGCAGCCCCATGAAACGCACCGCGCAGGCGGCACCGCCATCCTTATAGGCCGCCGCCGCCGCGCCGGCCATGCCGGCGTGACCGAACGACAGGCAGAGCGCGAGGGTTGCGAACGCGACGTCCACGGGCCTCTCCTCCCCCGGAAGGCCGGGGACAGGGCGAGCGGTCCTCGCGACCACGCCGCCGTGACGGCCCGGACCTTCGGGACCATGTGGACCGTGCCGTGCATTCGGTTGGCGCGGCAGACCGCCTTTGCTAACGTGCCGCCGCGCCCGCAGCGGGCGCCGGGGCCTGTAGCTCAATGGTTAGAGCCGACCGCTCATAACGGTCTGGTTGTAGGTTCGAGTCCTACCGGGCCCACCAGATTTTCCGAGGGGCTTTGATTTTCCATCGGTTTTTGCTCCTTTTGTCCCGCCGTTCGGCGAGACTGGTGAAAGTGGGACAATCGGACGGGCCGCCATAGCGTCAAGCCGGGCGAAGGCGTTCGCGGCCATAAGCTTGCGCTGCGCTTTGCGGACGTAGATTTCGGCCGTCTCCAGCTTCGACCAGCCGAACACGGCGCACAGTTCGGAAGCCGTAGCCCCGCTTTCGGCGAGGATCGTCGCCGCCGCCTTACGGACGCCATGGGCCGAGCAATGCGGCAGACCAGCCTCATTGCACCAGTCACGGAAGCGGTTGCCGAAACTCTCCTTCGTGTAGGGCTTCCCGTGTGCCGACACGACGAAGGAGCGCTCGCCAATGGGCGTGGCGGCAATGATCTTGCACAGTTCGGCGCGCACGGGGATTTCGATCCGCACGGGGCGCCGGTTGCGATTCTTCTCCTGTGTGAACGCGAAGTATCCGCCTTCAACGTGCTGCGGCCCAAGCGCATAGATGTCGCCGCGCCGCCCGCCTGTGTGGAGTAGGAGCGCCAGCGCCAGCCGCGCCATGCTGCCGATCGGGTGCGCGATCTCGAACCGCCGCACCTCTTCCACCGTCCAGGCGTGGAACCCCTCGCTCGATGTGTTGATCTTGCCAATGCCAGCCGCTGGGTTTGCCTTCAGCAAGCCCTCAAGCACGCACCAGGCGAAGAATGCTTTAAGGTACTTCACCAGCTTGTCGGCGGCGCCGGGCGTCTGCCGGCGTTTGTCCCGGCTCTTCTCAATGTCGCTACGGCGGAAAGCGGCCAGCGGGAGCGGCCCGGCGTTGACTGCGTACCGGTCGAGCACGCTGCGCTTGTCGCGCTGCGTCGCGGACTCATGGCCCTTGAAGAGCGAGGACGCATAATAGCGGTTCAATGCCCACTGAAAGCTGCCATCGGGCACTCGCTCCAGCTTTGGCCGGCCATCCTCAGGAACGCCGCGCAGAGCGCGGAAATATGCCGCCACGAAGGCGTCAGAGAGTGAGCCATCCTCATTGAGCGCGGCGCGGATGCGCACCTTCTTGCGGCCTGGAACCCGGACATACCAGCGCACATTTCCGCGCGCGTCGGTGTCGGGGCTCAGATGTCGGAGCTTGATCTCGGCCATCAGAGCACGCGGCCATCGAGAGGATTATGCGCGAGGGGGGCCTCGCGGAGCGCCTGCCAATGGTCGTGGATCGCCTGCACGTCCCAAAGCATGATTGCACCGATCTTAAGGCCGGCCGGCATCTTGCCTTCGGCCACCCAATTATCGAAGGTCGACGGGGACACGCTCAGGCTGGCGGCCGCCTCATCCCGGCGGAGGGCGAAGCGCGGCAGCGTCTGTTGCCTCAGGGAACGGGCGCTCAACGAACTACTCCCCTACTCCAATCTTGAGCCTGTCGAGCGCCTTGCGCTCGATGATCAGCGGCGATGTTCGGCCACCGGAGAAACCATGCTTGGCCGGGAGCTTTCCCTCGGCCACCATTTTCGTGACGGTGCGCCGCGAGCAACCCAACTCGTGCGCAATGGCCTTGGCGCCGCGGATGAAGGAGGGCTCGCTGGACATCAAATCCCCTCTCATCGATCCGAGATGCCCGAGCTGCGATGCTGGATAACCGCATCGAAGCCATTGCGGATGGCGAGACTGATATTGACGCGGGTGGCGCTCACGGCTTTGCCGCGGGCCAGAAAGTACTCTGCCTCGATCTTGGCACCCGCGCGCTTCCATGCCTCAATCGCCTCCTCACTGGCCGGCCTTACGCCGATCGGGGGCAGCTCATCGCTTAAGGGAATGACGTTCACACCTGACGAGCCGCGCTCCCAGCCCGCAATCCGGTAGGCGGCAGAGACGTCACTCGGCTCAGCGCTGAACGGGCTAACAAAATTCGGCATGTCGTAGTTGCCGAAGAAAACGAAGCGTCGGTCGATGATCTCAACGAACATATCGCCTCGACAGATGGCGCCGGGGCGATAGTTGTTGGAGTGCTCACAGATGAACCCATAAAGCGCAAAACGGTCGCGGCCGGCGCCGTATTCACAACTTGGCAGATCCAACAGAAAAGGGTGCGTCGACAGCATCGGCTCGGCGAGGTCATCGAGCCGTTCGGGGATATGGCCATAGATCGAGCAGAACTCATCGGAGATCGCACCACCTAGGCGGGCGGCCGGCGTGAGTTCCAGGCCGGCGGAGAACAGTGCCCCGACGACAATCATCTGAGAGAGGCCTTTGGTCGTGTAAATTCGGGCGGAACCACGGCCCTTGTTATCGGACGGGGGAGCGAGTTTGCTCTTCACGAGCAGCTCAATGCCGGCCAGAGAAAGGCCAGAGGCAGCTGCAAGATCATCAGCTCGGAATCGCGGCGTCTCCATACGATGAAGCTACTTCGGCGTTTATCCGAAGTCAACTATTTCGGAGAAACGCCGAACCGCAGTCTTGGCGGGCTGGCAGATCGGCTGCTTCACTCTAGTCGTGCCCGTGAAACCCGGGGGGATCATCGTCTTCGGCCGGATCATCGTCCTCCCGGAAGTCATCCATCTCGGCAGGATCATCATCCTCCGCCGGGTCGTCAGCCTCGGGGAAATCATCGGCCTCAATGTCCGGATCCCCGTCGAGCTGGTCGAGCATAAAGATCAGCGACTCGATGGCGCGCTCAACGCGCTCGCGCAGGGCCAGACGTTCCACCATCACGAATTCGCGGGTGTGCGCGTTCATCGCCGCACCCATGGGGAGATCGAAGCCGCGCCTGGAGCCTGTGAGGACTCTTCAGTCCATCGGCGCAGGCTGGCGATCATGTCGACGGTGCCCCGCTTCTTGCGAACGATGACGACGCACACCTCGACGCATTCGTTGCAGATGATCTGATGGTTCGGCCCGGCGATAAGGCATTCGACGGCGTCGTTCTCCTTGCCGCAGAAGGTGCAGAGGTGGGGCACGAAGGGGCGGGACGCGCTCATGCCGCCCTCCCCTGCCGGCAGGCGGCTTCCAGCAGACGCTGCTCTCTGATCTTCACGTCAGCCACGACAACGGCGAGCACGTTCTCATCGAACCAGTCCGCCGACACGAGGCGCTCGCCGTAATGCCTGTTGTCGACAGTGAGCCGTATCTGCCCCTTGCCGGCGAGCACATTCGACGCCCGCCTGAGATCCCAGCTGCCGAAGGAGTTACCGACGAGATAGATGCCCTCGCCCTCATACTGCGTGCAGGCCCGCACCAGCACATAGTCCCAGCCGCCGCGCAACGTGGGCTCCATCGTGTCGCTCGGCACCCTCTCAAGCCGCAGATGTGGCGAAAGAAGAGCTTCGGTCGGCACCGCTTGTCCGAAAAGGTCGCCACTCATGCCGCCCCCCTGCCGAACCAGTCGTTGGAGGATCGGCTCTTGAGGCCGGCATCAAAGAGAGCGCTGAACGAATTAGCGGTGACAGACACCATGGCCATCCGGCCAGAGGAGAAAGTTCCATCGGGAAAGACCGTCGAGGCGAAAATCTCGGGATCCGGCAGATGCATGATCGGGTTCTGACTGGCGCCGGGATAGATCTCGGCCAGCGCCGCCTCGATCTCGCGCACCGCCCGTGCAATGCGTTCCCGCGGCGAGAGGGGCGCCGCAAATGGCGCTGGGGCTGCCGTGAGGGTGGCTATGCCCGCCGGCATTGTGACAAGTGCCGCGCCCAGACAAAGCGCCTGGCGCCGGCTGGGGATGCACTTCTCCTGTTCGCGATCATGGGTGCCCATGCGCGTGCTCCTGTGTTAGGAATGGATCAACAGTTTATGTTGATAGGTTGATCGACTAAGGTCGTCAACAGAAAATGTTGATTGAATGACGCCAGCTCAGAGCCGCGCGGCCCGCGCGCTTATAGAATGGACCCAGCCGCAACTCGCCTCGGCAGCGGGCCTTGGCCTGTCGACGGTCGTTGACTTTGAGAAAGCGCGTCGAGCTGTCTCGGAGGAGGCCATATCAGCTATCCAGCACGCGCTGGAGGAGGCTGGCGTCATATTCGTCGCCGAAAACGGCGAGGGACCTGGCGTGCGGTTGAGGAAGAGGAGTCGATAAGCCAAGCGGTTCCAGTCGGCTCGAACCACGCACTCAGGCTGCGCCCGTGCAACAATTCCTATCGAACGATAGTTACCCTTGAACGGCATCTCGACTTTGAAAAATGCAGGCGCTATCCATTCGTCTCAAAATACCGGGGAACCGATGTGCTTAAGAAATTGCGGATCGAGCGCTTCAAGTCGATCTACGAACAAGAGATCGATTTCGGAAAGGTTAATCTGCTCGTTGGCCCCAATGGATCCGGCAAGTCGAACCTCCTTGAGGCTCTTGGGATATTGGCTGCCGCCCTATCCTCGGGCATCGATCAGACTACTCTTGATTTGAAAGGCGTTCGCCTGTCTCTGCCGCATCTCTTCAAGTCGGCATTCAAAAACCATGACTTACCTAAAACTTTTAGGTTAGAAGCGGAATTTGAGAATGGTAGATATAATTGTAGTATCCGCTCTGGATTAGGGAGCCCATTTCTCGAATTTGCGTCAGAGGCACTTTATGATGGCGAACATCAGGTCTTTGGTCGAAGCGCCCATGGAGTTAGACTCCATTCAGTTGCAAATGACGTGCCAAGTTTCAATAAAGAGCTCGTGCCAAGCACCAGAAGTGTTTGGAGCGTCATCGATCCACTTGTAAAAATTTCGTCAGAATTACGCCGCGAACTCGATGAGTTCGCCCGATTTGCGATCTACGCTCCACAGACAGCCGTGATGCGCGGCCTCGCAATTGATCAACGAGTGGTAGAGCCGTTAGGGCTGACAGGATCTGGCTTAGCTAGCGCGCTCGCGACGGTCAAGCGTCAGAGCGAGGAGCACTTCTATAAACTAATGGAAATTATTTGGGAGCCTGGCTGGGCAGACAAGGTTTTGACGGGGCCATTCAATGCCGAAGTCGTTCCCACGCAGGTTCGCTCTGAAGGCCTCGTTCTGTATATTCGCGATCGCTTTATGAAGAACAATCGCAACATGCTGAGCGCGTACGATGCCAGCGAAGGCACCTTATATCTCATATTTGTGGCAACCTTGTTAGCCCATCATCTAACTCCACCTATTTTTGCGCTTGATAATATCGATGGAACACTGAATCCAAAACTTGTTAGAAAGCTATCGCGTCACGTACTTGACGCGGTTTGCGCACCCGATCGATCTGAGAAATCGCAGGCCTTCATGACCTCTCATCATCCATCGTCGCTCGACAGCTTTGACATTTTTGACGAGAATCATTGCATATTTGTTTGCAGTCGAGATCGGGCTGGCCCCGTTAGTGGGCGAACCAACATTAGAAAATTGCGGCCGCCAGCCAACACAACACGGGACGATTGGATTTTGAAGCACGGTGGGCGGAATCTTTCCGAATTAATGCTTAATGACAGAATCCCCGGTGTTCTCTGAATGTTGATCATTGGCCTTGTTGCTGAAGGAACGCATGATTTCATCATGCTTGACCCTTTTATTCGGCAGGAGCTTGAAGCAAGAACTGGACAACCAGTTAAGTTTAAGGCACTTCAGCCCATGCAGGACCAGACTGGCGCGATGACCAGTGGAGGATGGTCGAGGGTCGTCGCTTGGTGCAAAAGCAACGCGGGGAGTCGCATAGATACATTTTTTGAGCCGATATTCGAAGGTGATGAGGTTTGCAGTGCGATTGTTGTTCATCTTGACGGCGATGCACTCGAACTAATTGGAAGCCATACGACAGTCGCGATACCTTTACCAGTAAACGATGTCGCCACTAGAGTTTCTCTTTTAGTTGAGATACTTGAGAATTTACTGGCTGCGTCAGACTTGCGGAGATCGATGCTCGCATTTGCATTGCCCGTCCTTCAAACAGAGGCTTGGGTACTCGATGCCGAGGGCTCTGCATCGAATTGCGAGACTTTAGATGCTAAAGCTGAATTCAGAAAAAACTATGGCCCCCGTGAGCGAATAGTGCATCGCTACCAAGAAAGAGCGCAAGGGATCCAGGGGAGCGCATCCGCCGAAAACTGCCTTAGCTTTCAACATTTCAAGAGCGAATTGCGTAAATTGCCCCTGTGAAGGTGGGGCCGGAGAAGCAAGGCTTGCATCACCTTCATCCCTTGCCGAAAACACTATCAGCATCATCGAGACCGGGTGATGCCGGCGCGCTGCTGTAGTCGATAACCAGGGCCCTCAACGGCCCTGCCCCCCGAGAGAGGTTGAGCCCATAGCGCACCTCTATGGCACGGCCGATGTTTCCTCGGCCGATGACGTACTGCGCTACCCGCGCCTCCAGCTGCCGCCAGAGCACATCAACCTGCAGCGAGCCATCGGCGCCGGTCGAGACCTTCGCGTCCCCCCATAGCCTGCCGGGGCGTTGTAGTTGTTTACGGTCACACGCGGCGGGGCGGTGCCATTAGCGACTGGCACGCGCAACGACGACATCAGCACCGAGGGCGACGGCATGGAAACTGCTCCGCCGGAAGCATAACCCTTAAGGCCCGCCCGCATCGCGTCCAGTACGGCAGGCCCACCAGCGACCCGCACCGACTGCCGATCAAAGACATAATCACCACCACGCACCACGCCCGTCGGCGGGTAGTTGCCGCCGCGCCCGTGTAGCCGGCGCTCCCTAAGCCTGTGGCGCCGCTGAAGGCCGATGTGATCAGCGGCACAATGCGACGATTGTCGGAGACTGCTACCGTCCTCCAGTTGGGTTACACGAATCAGCTCCGAGCCCTTGGGCGGACGCGCTCGTGATACGCAGCGATATCTAGCCTCGGTCATGTTAATCAGTCGGCGGGAGACGCACATGCCCTGGAACCAGCAAGTCGGCAATCCCTCTGATTTTTCGGCGTAGGATCGCGTTGCAGCTCTTTTTGATCAGAATGGTGGCACCGCCGATTACGCCTTGTTTTTTCGCAGCCGTGGGGATCTCAAGCATGAGAACCTTCTTCTTTCTCCATCCCAGCCGCCTGAGCTCAAAAAATCAGCGGCATCTGGACCGGCGCACACGACGTCCGTGGGCGCGAATGGATGACGCTTGTGGCGGTAGC
Above is a window of Ancylobacter sp. WKF20 DNA encoding:
- a CDS encoding TPM domain-containing protein; amino-acid sequence: MVRSFRFRFPALLLVALVALGGLVASARAELSFPVLTGRVVDAAGILDAATLARLDGELAAQQEKTTDQLVVATVPSLEGTSVEDYANRLFRHWKIGQAEKNNGVLLLVAPNERKVRIEVGYGLEGVLPDAVASTIISTTILPAFRSGDFAGGISRGVAAILEILNLDPAEAEARAREAAEPALSVEDWLNILIVLVMVGFFLFVMIRQIRSGGVRGRRRGVAAGAASGWEWNSRSGGGGGWSSGGGGFSGGGGSSGGGGASGSW
- a CDS encoding LemA family protein, which encodes MTTLPASALRRIGAAFLLAMMALGLAGCGVNTIPTEEERAKAAWSEVLNQYQRRSDLIPNLVETVKGYAQQEKDVLTQVTQARANATSIKVDADTITDPAKFQQFQSAQGQLSSALGRLIAVAEAYPDLKSNQNFLALQAQIEGTENRIAVARRDYIEAVRVYNTELRTFPGVLWANTLYRGNKPMETFTVSQEQMQVPKVKFN
- a CDS encoding helix-turn-helix domain-containing protein, whose amino-acid sequence is MSSEPSFIRGAKAIAHELGCSRRTVTKMVAEGKLPAKHGFSGGRTSPLIIERKALDRLKIGVGE
- a CDS encoding ClpX C4-type zinc finger protein, yielding MSASRPFVPHLCTFCGKENDAVECLIAGPNHQIICNECVEVCVVIVRKKRGTVDMIASLRRWTEESSQAPGAASISPWVRR
- a CDS encoding AAA family ATPase → MLKKLRIERFKSIYEQEIDFGKVNLLVGPNGSGKSNLLEALGILAAALSSGIDQTTLDLKGVRLSLPHLFKSAFKNHDLPKTFRLEAEFENGRYNCSIRSGLGSPFLEFASEALYDGEHQVFGRSAHGVRLHSVANDVPSFNKELVPSTRSVWSVIDPLVKISSELRRELDEFARFAIYAPQTAVMRGLAIDQRVVEPLGLTGSGLASALATVKRQSEEHFYKLMEIIWEPGWADKVLTGPFNAEVVPTQVRSEGLVLYIRDRFMKNNRNMLSAYDASEGTLYLIFVATLLAHHLTPPIFALDNIDGTLNPKLVRKLSRHVLDAVCAPDRSEKSQAFMTSHHPSSLDSFDIFDENHCIFVCSRDRAGPVSGRTNIRKLRPPANTTRDDWILKHGGRNLSELMLNDRIPGVL